GGCCCTGCCCAAAAACAACATCAGCTACCTGGTGATCTCCATGATCAGTGCCGGCCTCTTCTGCATAGCGCCGCTCATCTACGGGGGTATGGAGATGTTCCTGGTGGCCCAGCAGCTGTACCYCCACGGTGGCCCCCKTCTCACCATCCCTAATTGATAGTTGTAGGACTAATTGGAATCCTTTATACCACTCAGGAGGCTGTCCTGTCGTTTTCCTGGTAACCCTCTAACCTCCATTATCTCATCTCCTGGCTCTGGAGCCTGTGGACAGATTAAGACTTGAGTTGTCTGAGACTCCAGGGTTTAATGTTGACCTGTCCTGCTGCCTTTAGAA
This window of the Salvelinus sp. IW2-2015 unplaced genomic scaffold, ASM291031v2 Un_scaffold2986, whole genome shotgun sequence genome carries:
- the LOC139025638 gene encoding protein jagunal homolog 1-B-like, translating into MIWLLLAAQVTVNQLNLVSHSVVAAPYQWQYPYLLSIIPSLFSFMALPKNNISYLVISMISAGLFCIAPLIYGGMEMFLVAQQLYXHGGPXLTIPN